A part of Candidatus Electrothrix aestuarii genomic DNA contains:
- the ettA gene encoding energy-dependent translational throttle protein EttA translates to MAQEANKIIYSMIKVSKKYKDQVIIKDISLSYFYGAKIGVLGLNGSGKSTLLRILAGKDKEFEGESLLSEGFTVDLLEQEPQLDPDKTVREIVEQGVQGVVDLLEEYNQINARFAEPMDDDAMQALIDRQGEVQDQLDAADAWNLDSRLDMAMDALRCPPADTKIGVLSGGEKRRVALCRILLKKPDILLLDEPTNHLDAESVAWLEHHLQHYEGTVIAVTHDRYFLDNVAGWILELDRGRGIPWKGNYSSWLEQKQKRLALEEKKETERQRTLQRELEWIRMSPKGRHAKAKARINQYEQLLNQDTSERMKKLEIYIPPGPRLGKVVIEGEGISKSYGDRILVEDLSFSLPPGGIVGIVGPNGAGKTTLFRMITGQEEPDEGSIRTGETVKLCYVDQGRDTLDPNKTIYETISEGQDTIWLGTQEVNARAYVAKFNFSGSAQQNKVSEISGGQRNRVHLAMMLKEGGNVLLLDEPTNDLDVNTLRALEEALEGYGGCAVIISHDRWFLDRLATHIMAFEGDSKVVWFEGNYSEYEQDYKKRMGAEADQPHRIRYRSLTRA, encoded by the coding sequence ATGGCACAAGAAGCGAATAAGATCATCTATTCGATGATTAAGGTCAGTAAAAAGTACAAAGATCAAGTTATTATAAAAGATATCTCCCTCTCCTATTTCTACGGCGCCAAGATCGGGGTGCTGGGCCTGAACGGCTCAGGAAAGAGTACCTTGCTCCGTATCCTGGCGGGCAAGGATAAGGAGTTCGAGGGCGAGAGCCTCCTTTCTGAAGGCTTTACCGTGGACCTGCTGGAGCAGGAACCGCAGCTCGACCCGGACAAGACCGTGCGCGAGATTGTGGAGCAGGGCGTGCAGGGCGTTGTTGATCTGCTGGAAGAGTATAATCAGATCAATGCCCGATTTGCCGAACCTATGGACGACGATGCCATGCAGGCCTTGATTGATCGTCAGGGCGAGGTCCAGGATCAGCTGGATGCCGCTGATGCCTGGAACCTGGACAGTCGCCTGGACATGGCAATGGATGCCCTGCGTTGTCCGCCTGCTGACACCAAGATAGGAGTGCTGTCCGGTGGTGAGAAACGCCGGGTGGCCCTCTGTCGCATCCTCCTTAAAAAGCCAGATATCCTCTTGCTGGACGAGCCGACCAACCATCTGGATGCCGAGTCCGTGGCCTGGCTGGAGCACCATCTTCAGCACTACGAGGGCACCGTCATCGCGGTCACCCATGATCGGTATTTCCTGGATAACGTGGCAGGTTGGATACTGGAGCTTGATCGGGGACGCGGTATCCCCTGGAAGGGCAATTACTCCTCCTGGCTGGAGCAGAAGCAAAAGCGTCTGGCTCTGGAAGAGAAAAAGGAAACAGAGCGCCAGCGGACCCTGCAACGGGAGCTGGAGTGGATTCGTATGAGTCCTAAAGGCCGGCATGCTAAGGCCAAGGCCCGGATCAACCAATACGAGCAGCTCCTCAATCAGGATACCAGCGAGCGGATGAAAAAGCTGGAGATCTATATTCCACCCGGTCCCCGCTTAGGTAAGGTGGTCATTGAGGGCGAGGGGATCAGCAAGAGCTACGGTGATCGTATCCTGGTGGAGGACCTTTCTTTCTCTCTGCCACCGGGCGGGATCGTTGGTATTGTCGGTCCCAACGGTGCGGGTAAGACCACCCTCTTTCGCATGATTACGGGGCAGGAAGAGCCAGATGAGGGAAGCATCCGCACAGGTGAGACGGTGAAGCTTTGCTATGTGGATCAGGGCCGCGATACCCTGGATCCTAACAAGACCATCTATGAGACCATATCCGAGGGACAGGATACCATCTGGCTCGGTACCCAGGAAGTGAATGCCCGTGCCTATGTGGCAAAGTTCAACTTCAGTGGCTCTGCTCAGCAGAATAAGGTCTCAGAGATCTCGGGGGGGCAGCGTAACAGGGTTCATCTGGCCATGATGCTGAAGGAGGGAGGTAATGTCCTATTGCTGGATGAGCCCACCAATGACCTGGATGTCAACACCCTGCGTGCTCTGGAAGAGGCTCTGGAGGGCTACGGTGGTTGCGCGGTCATCATCAGCCATGACCGTTGGTTTCTTGATCGCCTTGCCACCCATATCATGGCCTTTGAGGGCGATTCCAAGGTGGTCTGGTTTGAGGGCAATTACTCGGAATATGAGCAGGATTATAAAAAGCGGATGGGCGCGGAGGCTGATCAGCCCCATCGGATCCGCTATCGGAGCTTAACCAGGGCTTAA
- a CDS encoding SulP family inorganic anion transporter, with translation MSTVPPEEEIYSEQVDTRTQSPEWLSTITAGILLGTFLTIFSVSLTGLIFVGPLASELPHGITMALVTVSITALSMTLFSKNRGIIAGLQDSPLVVMATSISVITTTLTTAEMAMPTILVLITLTTLLNGLILILMGKFKLGILVRYLPYPVIGGFMAGTGIMLLLGGIGTMIDYSLSAKNLVRLFTGQQVELWLPGVLFGILLFIGTRRIGHSLALPGLLLAEGLLFYLLLILSDSTVQHAADAGLLLGDMNLGGELPFINPTNFFTARWDIIQSQIANMGAVLIITPISLLLNLSGIEMGDRKDMDLNHELQAAGKTNILSALAGGMIGFHSLGTTSLGRNMTDTRTHALGVIAGIMPLLILFFGRPLLFFVPKSILGGLLVFQGITFLYNWLIKKWGSLPAADYGMISIIALTIMATNFMTGIVLGFVVMMFTFVISYSRTDIFYRKLSGAELTSNVLRSSRERKQLVRLGWHTHVLELHGFIFFGTANAILNELQSRLRATLPLQYLVIDFRRVTGVDSSAAFCFTRILYLADSLNFTVILSSQSPQLKQQMLHNGIRPNEKYLRFSSDLDRALSWCEDSLLEPDSGKRAKDSLALPLQLLAQGFKRDQIRLLKAYLQKSTLGAKEILMRQGEASDSIYFVESGQISIYLQTGNQHPVRLQTICIGTMVGEVGYCLNIPRTSTIVADTDTIVYRLTKNAMQAIQREEPLLAESIKNLMLRVIAERLVTANRQLLDSSR, from the coding sequence ATGTCAACGGTACCACCAGAAGAAGAAATATACTCCGAACAAGTCGATACCCGAACGCAGTCGCCAGAATGGTTATCAACCATTACAGCTGGTATACTCCTCGGTACCTTTCTGACTATATTCTCTGTTTCACTTACCGGTCTTATCTTTGTTGGCCCCCTCGCCTCAGAGTTACCCCATGGTATTACTATGGCCTTGGTGACGGTCTCCATCACGGCCCTCAGCATGACTCTCTTCTCAAAGAACAGAGGAATCATTGCTGGCTTACAGGACAGTCCTCTGGTTGTTATGGCAACATCAATCTCAGTGATAACAACCACGCTGACCACAGCCGAGATGGCCATGCCCACCATCCTCGTTCTCATCACCCTGACAACATTGCTCAATGGCCTGATCCTTATCCTGATGGGAAAATTTAAACTGGGTATCCTGGTGCGCTATCTCCCCTACCCGGTCATCGGTGGTTTCATGGCAGGTACCGGCATTATGCTCCTTCTTGGTGGCATAGGTACCATGATTGACTACAGCCTCAGCGCTAAAAATTTAGTGCGACTGTTTACAGGACAGCAAGTTGAACTATGGCTTCCCGGTGTTCTGTTCGGCATCCTCCTCTTTATCGGTACCCGTCGCATCGGACATAGTCTCGCCTTACCAGGTTTACTCCTTGCAGAGGGACTTCTTTTTTACCTCTTGCTCATACTCAGTGACAGCACGGTCCAACACGCTGCTGATGCTGGCTTATTGCTCGGAGATATGAATCTGGGCGGGGAGTTGCCTTTTATCAATCCAACAAATTTCTTCACGGCACGCTGGGATATCATTCAAAGCCAAATTGCCAATATGGGCGCAGTCCTCATCATCACGCCTATCAGTCTCTTACTGAATCTCAGCGGTATAGAGATGGGTGACCGAAAAGATATGGACCTGAACCACGAGCTTCAGGCAGCAGGCAAAACTAATATACTGTCCGCGCTGGCAGGTGGCATGATAGGCTTTCACTCCTTAGGGACGACCTCATTGGGGCGGAATATGACCGATACCCGCACCCATGCTTTAGGCGTTATTGCCGGAATAATGCCCCTCCTGATCCTCTTCTTTGGACGTCCCCTGCTCTTTTTTGTTCCCAAATCTATCCTTGGCGGCCTGCTTGTCTTCCAGGGTATTACCTTTCTCTATAATTGGTTGATAAAAAAATGGGGTTCTCTTCCAGCAGCCGACTATGGAATGATCTCAATTATTGCTCTGACCATTATGGCGACAAACTTTATGACCGGCATCGTGCTGGGTTTTGTCGTTATGATGTTTACCTTTGTTATTAGCTATAGCCGGACAGATATTTTCTACCGTAAACTCTCCGGTGCAGAGCTTACCAGTAATGTTTTACGCTCTTCCCGGGAACGGAAACAACTCGTTCGCCTGGGATGGCATACTCATGTACTGGAACTGCATGGTTTCATCTTTTTTGGCACAGCCAATGCTATTCTGAATGAACTGCAATCCCGCCTGCGAGCAACACTTCCCTTGCAATACCTTGTTATCGACTTTCGGCGGGTAACAGGGGTTGACTCCTCAGCAGCCTTTTGCTTTACCCGGATACTTTACCTTGCAGACTCCCTCAACTTTACCGTTATACTCAGCTCGCAGTCTCCGCAGCTCAAGCAGCAGATGCTCCATAACGGCATTCGACCCAATGAAAAATATCTCCGATTTTCCTCGGACCTGGATAGGGCTCTGTCCTGGTGTGAAGACTCCCTGCTTGAACCAGACAGTGGAAAAAGGGCAAAAGACTCATTGGCCCTGCCCTTACAGCTGCTTGCCCAAGGCTTTAAACGTGACCAGATACGCCTCCTGAAAGCGTATCTACAAAAATCCACCTTGGGAGCAAAAGAGATCCTGATGCGGCAGGGTGAGGCCTCAGATTCCATATACTTTGTTGAATCAGGACAGATCTCCATCTACCTTCAGACAGGTAATCAACACCCGGTCCGTTTACAGACTATCTGTATCGGCACGATGGTCGGAGAAGTCGGATATTGCCTTAATATTCCCCGCACTTCAACCATCGTTGCAGACACAGACACGATTGTCTACCGTCTCACCAAGAACGCCATGCAGGCCATTCAGCGAGAGGAGCCCCTCTTGGCTGAGTCTATCAAAAATCTCATGCTGCGGGTTATTGCCGAACGCCTGGTAACAGCCAATCGTCAGCTTCTGGATTCAAGTAGATAA
- a CDS encoding TAXI family TRAP transporter solute-binding subunit has protein sequence MKSLKSYTLIFAATILYAVSLVTPTLAATDMGIVTGGTKGTYIQIGYDIARLVKQEGFYLNVHPSNGSLDNVADVYERKDVQLGIVQSDVLASIHSSGDKQLNDIAKQIKMIFPLYNEEVHVLASRSIKSFADLQGKVVAIGSEGSGTALTASLLFEIAGVTPGELKHVDAKKALMLLRSEVIDAMFYISGYPVSLFSGIYTENLHLLPITDQRIAEHYVSSIIPAGTYSWQKEPINTFAVKAVLMSYGYDENHENCKNVGEVARIIYSNEGWLKKNGHAKWEHVDLNAKLAGWEQYKCVSKAIKDLKKAQEENPEDSNSVKNLLRKKVSNTSN, from the coding sequence ATGAAGTCATTAAAATCATATACGCTGATCTTCGCAGCAACCATCCTTTATGCTGTTTCTCTGGTTACCCCGACTCTTGCTGCAACAGATATGGGCATCGTTACCGGAGGGACCAAGGGCACATATATACAAATAGGATATGATATTGCCCGGCTGGTAAAACAGGAGGGCTTCTACCTGAACGTTCACCCATCTAATGGCTCCTTAGATAATGTCGCTGATGTTTATGAACGGAAGGATGTACAATTGGGTATAGTCCAATCAGATGTTCTCGCCTCTATTCACTCTTCAGGTGATAAGCAACTGAATGACATAGCAAAACAGATCAAGATGATCTTCCCGCTATATAATGAGGAAGTTCATGTCCTGGCCTCCCGCTCCATCAAATCCTTTGCTGATTTACAGGGCAAAGTCGTTGCTATCGGTTCAGAAGGAAGTGGCACCGCCCTGACCGCGTCTCTCCTTTTCGAGATCGCTGGAGTTACCCCGGGAGAACTCAAACATGTTGATGCAAAAAAAGCCCTCATGCTGCTACGCTCAGAGGTCATTGATGCGATGTTCTATATTTCAGGATATCCGGTAAGCCTGTTTTCAGGCATCTACACAGAAAATCTTCACCTTCTCCCGATAACAGACCAACGCATTGCCGAGCATTACGTCTCCTCCATTATTCCTGCGGGAACATATAGCTGGCAAAAAGAGCCCATCAATACCTTTGCTGTCAAGGCCGTACTTATGAGTTACGGATATGATGAGAATCATGAAAACTGCAAGAACGTGGGGGAAGTTGCTCGAATTATCTACAGCAACGAAGGGTGGCTGAAGAAAAACGGACATGCGAAATGGGAGCATGTTGATCTGAATGCTAAACTCGCAGGCTGGGAACAGTACAAATGCGTGAGTAAGGCTATTAAAGATCTCAAGAAAGCTCAGGAGGAAAACCCTGAAGATTCGAATTCAGTCAAGAACCTTTTGCGCAAAAAGGTCTCCAACACATCGAATTAA
- a CDS encoding transglutaminase-like domain-containing protein translates to MPLPPFFSGAILLFWGWQTGLLPFALPLAGLIEGSRYVTTKWDLSQSDFNRLTDICTILLAGLAIFFLTTDSLRASLKILRWLPVVCFPLFAAQKYSVAGRIDIRALMLLARNKAVAADNQPRTIDVSSPYAAICLLAAGTGNARDGSFFIGLLLFTAWALWPQRSKRYSPLLWFLLLALIGSAGYAGHIGLYHLQRKAMMMFSNWWVTGNNDPFKRSTSMGDIGELKLSDRIVFRVTPETKPFQPILLREASYNLYKEAIWHAAPAHFSDLKPEKDQSTWKLQPDHGVKAKKFFTVWTPLEEDKIILKLPLGSYQLGNLPVSRLKKTPLGAVKAEEGPRLLGYQVHYQEGISDDLAPTDNDLYIPEEELPAIQKIIKELHLTAKTPEQVIQVLEDFFQTQFNYSLKLRAAAQGKTPLATFLLSSRAGHCEYFATATVLLLRACGIPARYATGWSAHERSAWGKQIIVRSRHAHAWTLVYQNGTWNNLDTTSSSWIEEENAAASPFHFFQDLWSSLLFTFSRWWWGSEEGILEKWWWVLLIPLVIILAKRLRAGRKIRRIQTDSRKKSEQDIRKDSTYYKIEQHLNALGFERNFWEPPLSWVRRIKRITPPHMLSENILSFLTLYYRERFDKDGLTEAQQLQMKKNADIVLKELKEKEKSS, encoded by the coding sequence ATGCCTCTCCCTCCTTTCTTCTCCGGCGCAATCCTCCTCTTCTGGGGCTGGCAAACAGGCCTCCTCCCCTTTGCCCTTCCTTTGGCAGGGCTTATCGAGGGTTCACGATACGTCACAACCAAGTGGGATCTTTCCCAATCCGATTTCAACCGGCTGACGGACATCTGCACAATACTCCTGGCAGGACTGGCTATTTTTTTCCTCACAACTGACTCCCTCAGGGCCTCTCTCAAAATCCTCCGCTGGTTACCTGTGGTCTGCTTTCCTCTCTTTGCGGCCCAGAAATACAGTGTAGCAGGAAGAATTGACATCCGGGCTCTGATGCTTCTTGCCCGTAACAAAGCGGTTGCAGCAGATAATCAGCCCAGGACCATAGATGTTTCTTCTCCCTATGCGGCAATCTGTCTCCTCGCAGCCGGAACAGGCAATGCCAGAGATGGAAGCTTTTTTATCGGCTTACTCCTATTTACGGCATGGGCACTGTGGCCCCAGCGCTCAAAACGCTACTCTCCTCTCCTGTGGTTTCTTCTTCTCGCACTCATAGGCAGTGCAGGATATGCCGGACATATCGGTCTCTATCATCTCCAAAGAAAGGCGATGATGATGTTTAGTAACTGGTGGGTCACTGGTAATAATGATCCCTTTAAAAGGAGCACCTCTATGGGGGATATCGGTGAGCTCAAGCTTTCTGATCGGATTGTCTTCCGGGTCACCCCAGAGACTAAGCCCTTTCAACCAATCCTGCTCAGAGAAGCAAGCTACAACCTGTATAAAGAGGCGATCTGGCACGCTGCTCCAGCCCATTTCTCTGACCTCAAACCGGAAAAGGATCAAAGTACCTGGAAGCTCCAACCTGATCATGGAGTCAAAGCAAAAAAATTCTTCACGGTCTGGACGCCTCTGGAAGAGGATAAGATCATCCTGAAACTTCCCCTGGGATCCTATCAATTGGGTAATCTTCCGGTGTCGCGCTTAAAAAAGACGCCTTTGGGCGCGGTCAAGGCTGAAGAAGGGCCACGCCTGCTGGGGTATCAGGTGCATTATCAGGAAGGTATAAGCGACGACTTGGCACCAACAGATAATGACCTCTATATCCCCGAAGAAGAATTACCGGCCATCCAAAAAATTATCAAGGAGCTACACCTCACAGCAAAAACTCCAGAGCAAGTAATCCAGGTGCTTGAGGATTTTTTTCAAACGCAGTTCAACTACTCCCTAAAGCTGCGTGCTGCTGCGCAAGGAAAGACCCCCTTGGCAACCTTTCTCCTCAGCTCACGGGCCGGTCATTGCGAATATTTTGCCACAGCCACTGTTCTGCTGCTCCGAGCTTGCGGCATTCCGGCCCGCTATGCCACAGGTTGGTCCGCCCATGAACGAAGTGCTTGGGGAAAACAAATTATTGTTCGCTCGCGACATGCTCATGCCTGGACCTTGGTGTATCAAAACGGTACCTGGAATAATCTGGACACCACCTCTTCATCCTGGATTGAAGAAGAAAATGCAGCCGCCTCGCCTTTCCACTTTTTCCAGGACCTCTGGTCCTCTCTGCTCTTTACATTTTCTCGATGGTGGTGGGGTTCAGAGGAGGGGATACTAGAAAAATGGTGGTGGGTCCTTCTTATTCCCCTCGTTATCATTCTTGCCAAGAGATTGCGAGCAGGGAGAAAAATTCGCAGAATACAAACAGACTCCCGCAAAAAATCCGAGCAGGACATCAGGAAAGACTCCACATATTACAAAATTGAGCAGCATCTTAACGCACTGGGTTTTGAGCGAAACTTCTGGGAACCGCCTCTCAGCTGGGTTCGCCGCATCAAAAGAATAACTCCTCCGCACATGCTTTCAGAAAATATTCTCTCCTTCCTAACCCTCTATTATAGAGAACGATTTGACAAGGACGGCCTAACAGAGGCACAACAGCTACAAATGAAAAAAAACGCAGACATCGTACTGAAAGAACTGAAAGAAAAAGAAAAATCATCCTGA
- a CDS encoding DUF58 domain-containing protein, whose protein sequence is MIRYFFYQSYKIFDGISSWRERRFTPAGLLILALLAISAGIGMNPWRSTVYQVFALAAPLLLLSFLFSFFFRVRLTIKRRLPKFAQAGVPLTYSVWIHNHTLKQQSGLLIKEQFGDPRPTYDEFLRAREPEEDTRNAWDKRTMVYRWMWLVAQNRQAKGKEQVLPTLPPHANEQIRFEILPLHRGYLELTGVTVSRPDPFGLFKACHFFPCYERILILPKRYRLPQLDLPGSRRHQPGGVALASSVGNSDEFVSLREYRSGDPLRRIHWKSWAKTGKLIVKNYQDEFFVRHGLVLDTFQEQPYSRAFEEAVSLAASFVSTVETQESLLDLMFVGNKAYCFSSGRGVSHTESMMEVLACVQPCHDRPFSELSSLLTSHASRISGCLCILLAWDEARQKMIKMLRGIGVPLKVIVVTEEAEGVNDAGPMQSDAENFHVLAAGKMEEGVAKL, encoded by the coding sequence ATGATACGATATTTTTTCTATCAATCCTACAAGATCTTTGATGGGATAAGCAGCTGGCGGGAGCGGCGTTTCACTCCGGCAGGCCTGCTGATTCTGGCCCTTCTTGCTATCTCGGCCGGTATCGGCATGAATCCCTGGCGCAGCACGGTCTACCAGGTCTTTGCCCTTGCCGCCCCTCTCCTCCTGCTTTCCTTTCTCTTTAGCTTTTTTTTCCGGGTGCGCCTTACGATAAAAAGAAGGCTCCCGAAATTTGCCCAGGCTGGAGTCCCCCTGACCTATTCAGTCTGGATCCATAATCACACCCTCAAACAGCAATCAGGCCTGCTGATCAAAGAACAATTCGGCGATCCCCGCCCCACCTATGATGAATTTCTTCGGGCCAGGGAGCCGGAAGAAGACACCCGGAATGCCTGGGATAAGCGAACAATGGTCTACCGCTGGATGTGGCTGGTTGCTCAAAACCGCCAGGCAAAGGGAAAGGAGCAGGTGCTCCCGACACTGCCTCCACACGCTAACGAACAGATTCGGTTCGAAATCCTTCCCTTGCATCGTGGCTACCTGGAGCTCACCGGCGTTACCGTCTCGCGCCCTGACCCCTTTGGCCTCTTCAAAGCCTGCCATTTTTTCCCTTGCTATGAACGGATCTTAATACTCCCTAAACGCTACCGCCTACCGCAATTAGATCTACCTGGTTCACGTCGACATCAACCCGGCGGAGTTGCCTTGGCCTCGTCTGTGGGCAATTCCGATGAATTTGTTTCTCTGAGAGAATACCGCTCCGGCGATCCCCTGCGTAGAATTCACTGGAAGAGTTGGGCCAAGACAGGTAAGCTGATCGTGAAAAATTATCAGGATGAGTTTTTTGTCCGGCATGGTCTGGTACTGGACACCTTTCAGGAGCAGCCCTACAGCAGGGCCTTTGAAGAGGCCGTTTCCCTGGCAGCCTCCTTTGTCAGTACGGTAGAGACTCAGGAGTCTCTGCTCGACCTGATGTTTGTTGGCAATAAGGCCTATTGTTTTTCTTCGGGTCGCGGCGTTTCACATACAGAGAGTATGATGGAAGTTCTGGCCTGTGTACAGCCCTGTCATGACCGACCGTTTTCCGAGCTTTCTTCCTTGCTGACCAGTCATGCCTCGCGGATAAGTGGGTGCCTCTGCATTTTACTTGCCTGGGATGAGGCACGACAAAAAATGATAAAAATGCTGCGGGGCATCGGAGTGCCGTTGAAGGTTATTGTGGTGACGGAGGAGGCAGAGGGCGTAAACGATGCGGGCCCCATGCAGAGTGATGCAGAAAATTTCCACGTATTAGCTGCTGGTAAAATGGAAGAAGGTGTAGCGAAATTATAA
- a CDS encoding MoxR family ATPase, which translates to MTNDTATQATAVLQNVAANIAKVMKGQKDSIRLLLAGFAGGGHILLEDYPGTGKTTLAKTLALSIETRFTRIQFTPDLLPSDILGVSIFDPKDKEFRLHKGPVFTNILLADEINRASPRTQSALLEAMAENQVSIDGGNCQLEDLFFVIATQNPVESRGTYPLPEAQMDRFSLQFSLGYISVEDEVAVLSNQSGHHPIEDITPCATVDDILLVKKQVQEVHISEELKTYIVQLVHTSRSFPGLVLGAGPRASLSLMQTARALALFDGQDFVTPDHIQEIAVPVIAHRLVLDPQARFSGQTAQGIVEELLETLPVPA; encoded by the coding sequence ATGACAAACGACACAGCGACACAGGCAACAGCAGTCCTGCAGAACGTAGCTGCGAATATCGCAAAGGTTATGAAGGGCCAGAAAGACTCTATCCGCTTATTGCTGGCAGGCTTTGCCGGAGGAGGCCATATCCTGTTGGAAGATTACCCGGGGACAGGCAAAACTACTCTTGCCAAGACCTTGGCGCTCTCTATCGAAACCCGCTTTACCCGTATCCAGTTCACCCCGGACCTCCTGCCTTCAGATATTCTCGGCGTCTCCATCTTTGACCCCAAGGACAAAGAATTTCGCCTCCACAAGGGACCGGTATTCACAAATATCCTGCTGGCAGACGAAATCAACAGGGCCTCGCCCCGCACCCAATCCGCCCTCCTGGAAGCAATGGCAGAAAATCAGGTGAGCATTGACGGTGGAAATTGCCAACTTGAGGACCTTTTCTTTGTTATTGCCACCCAGAACCCTGTAGAATCGCGGGGAACCTATCCTTTACCAGAAGCACAGATGGATCGCTTTTCCCTGCAATTCAGCCTTGGCTATATTAGTGTAGAAGATGAAGTGGCAGTGCTGTCCAACCAATCAGGCCATCATCCCATTGAAGATATTACTCCATGCGCTACTGTAGATGATATTCTACTGGTAAAAAAACAGGTACAGGAGGTGCATATCAGCGAAGAACTGAAAACATACATTGTCCAACTTGTCCACACCAGCCGCTCTTTTCCCGGCCTGGTCCTGGGGGCAGGCCCCAGGGCCTCACTCTCCCTGATGCAAACGGCCCGGGCCTTGGCCCTGTTTGACGGACAGGATTTCGTCACCCCGGATCATATCCAGGAAATAGCTGTCCCGGTGATTGCCCACCGGCTCGTGCTTGATCCCCAGGCTCGCTTTTCCGGTCAGACCGCCCAGGGCATTGTCGAAGAACTCCTGGAAACCCTCCCAGTTCCGGCATAA
- a CDS encoding amino acid ABC transporter substrate-binding protein gives MKKYILSSLVTFLFLLSVAPIMAGTLDEVKKRGTLVCGVSTGLPGFSATDEKGHWKGLDVDGCRAIAAAVFGDAKKVKYVPLNAKERFTALQSGEIDVLVRGTTWTKHRDTALGLNFAGVNYYDGQGFMVSKKLGVKSAKDLDGAIFCIHAGTTTELNLADYFSKNNMRYEAIVFDTHDQAARGFEAGRCDCLTSDQSQLYALRTHLSKPYNAVVLKEVISKEPLGPVVRQGDDPWFNVVRWAFFAMINAEELRVTSANVDAMRRDSKNPDVQRLLGLDGDKGKSLGLSEDWSYQIIKQVGNYAESFERNVGKGSTLKIKRGLNALWKDGGILYAPPMR, from the coding sequence ATGAAAAAATATATACTCAGCAGCTTGGTAACGTTTTTGTTCCTGCTGTCTGTTGCCCCAATAATGGCAGGTACCTTGGATGAGGTAAAAAAACGTGGAACCTTGGTGTGCGGGGTGTCTACTGGCTTACCGGGGTTTTCTGCAACCGATGAAAAGGGGCATTGGAAGGGGCTGGATGTCGATGGCTGTCGTGCCATTGCTGCGGCTGTTTTCGGTGATGCCAAGAAAGTGAAATATGTTCCCCTGAATGCCAAAGAACGTTTTACCGCCCTCCAGTCCGGCGAGATTGACGTGTTAGTGCGCGGGACAACCTGGACAAAACATCGTGACACAGCTCTAGGCCTCAATTTTGCCGGAGTCAATTACTACGATGGACAGGGATTCATGGTGTCCAAGAAGCTTGGAGTGAAATCTGCCAAGGATCTTGATGGGGCAATCTTCTGTATTCATGCCGGAACAACCACAGAGTTGAATCTGGCTGATTATTTTTCAAAAAATAACATGAGATACGAAGCCATTGTCTTTGACACCCACGATCAGGCCGCCAGAGGATTCGAGGCTGGACGTTGCGATTGCCTGACGTCGGACCAATCGCAATTATATGCCCTTCGTACGCATCTCAGTAAACCCTACAATGCTGTCGTTCTGAAGGAGGTTATCTCTAAGGAGCCTTTGGGGCCGGTTGTTCGCCAAGGCGATGATCCTTGGTTTAATGTGGTTCGTTGGGCCTTCTTTGCTATGATAAATGCAGAGGAGCTCCGAGTGACTTCTGCTAATGTCGACGCAATGCGAAGAGATTCGAAAAACCCAGATGTTCAGCGTCTGCTGGGGCTGGATGGTGATAAAGGCAAAAGCTTGGGGCTATCGGAAGATTGGAGTTACCAGATCATTAAACAGGTCGGTAATTATGCCGAGAGTTTTGAGCGCAATGTAGGGAAAGGATCTACCTTGAAAATTAAGCGCGGTCTTAACGCTCTCTGGAAGGATGGAGGCATATTGTATGCTCCGCCCATGCGATAA